The genomic segment AATAGGGCGCAATCCCTCAATTACAACCTCTGCCACTTTCATTTTTAATTCCCCATAACCTTTTCCTGCAAAAAACCTTTCAATTTCTTCTCTTGATTCTTTGCTAAAACATTGATAAATATTCAAAAGATTATAAACTCCCGCACGACTCTCATCAAAAGCAATAACACCCTCTGAATCAGTCGTTGCTTTTTTGAATTTTCTTACAATCTCATCAGGACTATCTAAAAGCGCGATTAAGTGGTTTGGCTTATCTCCTGAACTTTTACTCATCTTTTTTGTCGGATCATCTAGCCCCATAATTCTTGCGCCCTCTTTTTGAATCAAAGGCTGTGGAACAACAAAAATCTCACCATAATCACGATTAAACCGCATTGCTGTATCACGCGCTAATTCAATGTGCTGCTTTTGGTCCTCGCCCACAGGTACAAACTCACTTTTATAAAGCAAAATATCTGCACTCATCAAATTAGGATAATTAAAAAGCCCTGCAAAAATACTTTTTGGATTCTTTTGGCTTTTGTCCTTAAACTGCGTCATACGACTTAAATCACCCATAGGCGTAATACAAGTCAAAAGCCACGCCAAAGAGGTGTGTTCTTGAATCTCTGATTGAATAAAAAGTGTAGATTTCTGTGGATCAATACCACAAGCAAGTAGCATCGCACAAAGCTCAAAAGTTTTTTCGCGCAAAGTCTTTGGATTCTGTGGAATCGTGATGGCGTGTGAATTAACCACACAAAAAATATTTTCATATTCTTCTTGGCGATCCACCCAATTTTTCACTGCACCCAAATAATTCCCCAAATGAATATTTCCTGTTGGCTGAATCCCAGAAAAAACGCGCGGTTTCTTTGTGGTTACTTTGGTTTGCATAGCAATCAATCCTTCAAAAAGTGTAATTTAAAGTGTGAATTATAACAAAACTTAAACTTTTTTGTTAAAATTTTACCCAAAGAATCTCACAAAAGGAGCACGATTGAACTTAGCCAAACCAACACTCACAAAGCGAATCATTCCCTG from the Helicobacter colisuis genome contains:
- the trpS gene encoding tryptophan--tRNA ligase produces the protein MQTKVTTKKPRVFSGIQPTGNIHLGNYLGAVKNWVDRQEEYENIFCVVNSHAITIPQNPKTLREKTFELCAMLLACGIDPQKSTLFIQSEIQEHTSLAWLLTCITPMGDLSRMTQFKDKSQKNPKSIFAGLFNYPNLMSADILLYKSEFVPVGEDQKQHIELARDTAMRFNRDYGEIFVVPQPLIQKEGARIMGLDDPTKKMSKSSGDKPNHLIALLDSPDEIVRKFKKATTDSEGVIAFDESRAGVYNLLNIYQCFSKESREEIERFFAGKGYGELKMKVAEVVIEGLRPIRESYERLFGDFAYLQGILQKGSQTAREIAQKTYQEAKEKMGLI